The region TCCCCCTCCCCCGGGGCCCTGGCCTCTCACCACCCCACTGTCCCCTCTGCAGCTTGCCCCCTCGCCgcagccactgctgccaccacccccgcCCCTTGCCTGTCGTATCCAAGTGCCCTTCCCAAAACCCTGAAGGGCACTGCCCTCCCTCCCAAGCTAGTCTCTCAGTGGCTGAAgacccctggggtgggggcttcCTCATTGTCCTGCCCCACCAGCTGCAACTGGAGCCAGGCACCTACACCTTTCACAGTGAGTTGGGGATACGAGCTGGGGgaagctgggaggcaggtgtgGGGCCCAACAGAATGGGAAGGAGGGGCATGAGGCCTGGGGTCCAGAAGGCCTGGGCATGTGTCCCAGCTCTGCAACCTGCTAGCCACGTGAGCCTGGCAAGTTTCCACTGAgcatctctctgtccttcttccccAGTCCTCTCAAAGCCGCCGCCATGCTCTCGGCGCTGACGCTCGCAGGGTGAACAGCCCATCCGCTTGCTGCTGACCCAGCTCTCTACTGCCTGTGGTCCCCTGGCCTCCTGTCTTCTTGGCCTCAGACTGGCAGTGCTGCCCATGCTCCCAGTCCCCTCCTCCCAACCTGCAACTTGTACCCACTCTGACTTGGCTCCTCTAATAAACTCATGGCCATAGGACACCCACTGTGCTTAGGCCCTAGTCTGGGTCCTTGACCCAGGGTGGGGCTAGGGAGGGAGTTGTGGGGAGAGGGGGTCTGCCAGGTTCAGGTACCAGTGGTTGACACCTGTGAGCACAGGCTCTGTAATAGCCCTTCCCCTTCCCACT is a window of Vicugna pacos chromosome 10, VicPac4, whole genome shotgun sequence DNA encoding:
- the SPDYC gene encoding speedy protein C isoform X3, translating into MVLVYFRRANLKLSEYTRSNLFLALYLANDMEEDVEDPKCVIFPWALGKDWRRRVSDFLCQRDKLWARMGFRAVVSRQSCEEVMAKEPTHWAWTRERRPHHGRAQRSYPKAQVPLPRGPGLSPPHCPLCSLPPRRSHCCHHPRPLPVVSKCPSQNPEGHCPPSQASLSVAEDPWGGGFLIVLPHQLQLEPGTYTFHSELGIRAGGSWEAGVGPNRMGRRGMRPGVQKAWACVPALQPASHVSLASFH